The Salegentibacter sp. Hel_I_6 region GTTATAATGTAAAAACATTTTGTTACCAGGATTCTCCAAGACGTGCTCACTCTATCGCCGCCCAGGGAGGTATTAATGCCTCTAAGAATTACCAGGGAGATGGAGATTCAGATTACCGCCTATTTTACGATACTGTAAAAGGTGGGGATTACCGTTCTCGTGAAGGAAACGTTTATCGTCTTGCTGAAGTTTCAGGAAATATTATAGATCAATGTGTGGCACAGGGAGTTCCTTTTGCCCGTGAATATGGAGGTTATTTAGATAACCGTTCTTTTGGGGGTGTGCTTGTATCAAGAACTTTCTACGCTAAAGGACAAACAGGCCAACAGTTGTTGCTGGGAGCATATTCAGCAATGAATCGCCAGATTAACCGGGGTAAAATTCAGCCTTTCAACCGTCACGAAATGATGGATTTAGTATTGGTAGATGGTAAAGCTCGCGGAATTATCGCCAGAAATATGATTACCGGTGAGATTGAACGCCATTCGGCTCACGCCGTGGTATTGGCTTCCGGTGGTTATGGGAATGTTTTCTTCCTTTCTACAAACGCAATGGGAAGTAACGTGATGGCTGCGTGGCGAGCTCACCGTAGAGGTGCTTATTTTGCTAACCCCTGTTATACACAAATTCACCCAACCTGTATTCCGGTTTCCGGAGATCATCAGTCAAAATTGACTTTGATGTCTGAATCTCTTAGAAATGATGGACGAATTTGGGTACCGAAGAAAGAAGAAGACGCCAAAGCAATAAGAGAAGGTAAGAAAAAACCAACTGAACTTTCAGAAGAAGAAAGAGATTATTACTTAGAACGTCGTTATCCTGCTTTTGGTAACCTTGTGCCTCGAGATGTGGCGTCAAGGGCAGCTAAAGAGCGTTGCGATGCCGGTTACGGAGTTAATAAAACCGGACAGGCAGTTTATCTGGATTTTGCCAGTGCCATAGAGCGCTACGGAAAAGAGAAAGCTTTTACTTCAGGTAATAAGAATGCTTCCAAAGAAGAAATTACAAAACTTGGGAAAGAAGTTGTAGCTTCTAAATACGGAAACCTCTTCGATATGTATCAGAAAATCGTAGATCAAAATCCGTATGAAACCCCAATGATGATATATCCTGCGGTTCACTATACAATGGGTGGACTTTGGGTAGATTATAACCTGCAAACTACCATTCCTGGTTGTTACGCTGCCGGAGAAGCAAACTTCTCAGATCACGGAGCTAACAGGCTTGGCGCCTCTGCACTAATGCAGGGACTGGCAGATGGTTATTTTGTATTGCCTTATACTATAGGTGATTATTTATCTGATGATATTCGTACCGGAGCTATTTCTACAGATTCTGCTGAATTTGCAGAAACCGAAAAAGCAGTGAAAGAGCGAATTGATAAAATGATGAATGCCGGCGGAACGAAATCTGTAGATTCCTATCACAAGGAATTAGGGCTGATTATGTGGAACAAATGTGGAATGGCTCGTAATGCAGAAGGCTTAAAAGAAGCGATTGAAGAAATTGCTGCTTTAAGAGAAGATTTCTGGAAAAATGTAAAAGTCCCCGGAACTGCCACTTCTAAAAACGCCGAGCTTGAAAAAGCTGGTCGTGTAGCCGATTTCCTTGAACTGGGTGAATTATTCGCTAAAGATGCATTACATAGAGAAGAATCTTGTGGGGGGCATTTTAGAGAGGAATATCAAACCGAAGAAGGTGAAGCTTTAAGGGACGATGAGAACTTTAGGTATGTAGCTGCCTGGGAATATAAAGGAAAACCTGCAGATGCAGTTCTTCATAAAGAAGAATTGATATTTGAAAATATAGAATTGAAAACAAGAAGTTACAAGTAAGTTCATAGTGAATGGTTAATTGTTAATGGAGAAGATAAAATCATTCGAAGATTTAGTCTGCTGGCAAAAAGGTAGGGCTATTCGAATGGAGATTTCTAAACTTATTACACAATTTCCTGCTGAAGAAAAATTTGAATTGGTTTCTCAAATGAGAAGAGCTTCCCGATCAGTTACACATAATTTAGCTGAAGGTTACGGAAGATTTCATTTTAAGGAAAATATCCAATTCTGTAGAATTTCAAGAGGCTCACTTTATGAAATAAAAGATCAATTAATTACTGCATTTGATGAGCAGTATATTGACGAAAAAACATTTGAAAATTTAAAGAAAAAGGTTGAAGAAGGAATAGTTATTTTGAATGGCTATATTAATTATCTGAAAAAAGCAGGTAAATCCTATTAACTTTTAACACTTAACTTTTAACGATATGAAGTTAACACTTAAAATATGGCGTCAGGAAAATGCCACTGCTAAAGGAAAAATGGTAGATTATCATGTAGATGGGATAGACGGAGATATGTCTTTTCTTGAAATGCTGGATATACTTAACGAGCAGTTGGTAGAAAAAGGAGAAGATACCATTCAGTTTGATCACGATTGTCGTGAGGGAATTTGTGGTTCTTGTTCTTTGCAAATTAACGGGGAGCCTCACGGGCCAGATAAGTTAATCGCCACCTGTCAGTTGCATATGCGCTCTTTTAAAGATGGTGATACCATTTATATCGAGCCATTTAGAGCAAAAGCTTTTCCGGTAATAAAAGACCTTATTGTAGATCGTACTGCTTTTGACAGGATTCAACAAGCCTGGGGATATGTTTCGGTAAATACTTCTGGAAATACTGTAGATGCGAATACTATTCCAATTGAAAAAGAAAAAGCCGACGAATCTTTTAACGCGGCAACCTGTATTGGCTGTGGAGCTTGTGTAGCAGCTTGTAAAAATGCGAGTGCTATGTTGTTTACTTCAGCCAAAGTTTCTCAATATGCTTTGCTTCCGCAAGGGCGTGTAGAAGCTACTGAGCGAGTTAAAGCAATGGTTAGACAAATGGACGAAGAAGGATTTGGAAACTGTAGTAATACGGGAGCCTGCGAAATAGAATGTCCGAAAGGAATTTCTCTAGAGAATATCGCGCGTATGAACCGTGAATATCTTGCAGCTAGCGTAAATGGATAAAACTTCCTTAAATACAAATAAATCGATCCCAAATTCTTTTTGAATTTGGGATTTTTTATGCAACTTAATTAAAAATAGCGCAATGCCAGATTTTCAAAATCTACCTTCAAAACTTCCCGCCGGGAAAACCAGTATATTTTCAGTAATGAGCGGACTCGCAAGAAAGCATAAGGCGATAGATATTTCTCAGGGTTTTCCGAATTTTGAAACCGATAATCATTTAAAAGAGCTGGTTTGTAAAGCGATGAAAGATGGCTACAACCAGTATCCGCCAATGAATGGCATTCCTGAACTGAGGGAGCAAATTGTTAGCAAAATTGAAAATCTCTATGGAAAGAAATACGATGAAGCCTCCGAAATTATCTTCACCGCAGGAGCTACCCAGGCCCTATATTGCGCTATAAGCGCATTTGTGCATCCTGGAGATGAAGTAATTGTCTTTAAACCAGCTTACGATTCTTATGAACCAGACATTAAACTGGCTGGTGGGAAACCTGTTTTAATTGAATTAAAAGGAAAAGATTTTAAAATTGACTGGCAGGAAGTTGAAGCAAAAATCACTTCCAAAACCAGGATGATCATAATCAATACACCGCATAATCCAACAGGAACTGTTCTATCAAAAAACGATATGCTCCGTCTGGAGAAATTATTAAGAGATACCAATATTATTCTTTTAAGTGATGAGGTGTACGAGCATCTTATTTTTGATGATGAAAAGCATCAAAGTGCCTCAAAGTTCCCTGGTTTAGCTGAAAGAGCTATTGTTTGTGCTTCCTTCGGGAAAACTTTTCATAACACGGGTTGGAAAATGGGCTATTGCGTAGCGCCTGAAGTATTAATGAAGGAGATCATCAAGTTTCACCAGGCTACGGTTTTTTGCGTAAATCACCCCATGCAAAGGGCTTTTGCAGAATATTTAAAAAATCCGGATCACTATTTGAGCCTTGGAAATTTCTATCAGGAAAAGCGAGATAAGTTTTTGGAATTGATGCAAGACTCAAAATTTAAAGGAACTCCCTCAAAAGGTACCTATTTCCAGGTAATGGACTATTCAGAAATTACCGATGAACACGATGTTGATTTTGCAAAAAGATTAATTACTGAATACGGACTCGCTACGATTCCGGTTTCTGTATTTCAAAAAGATGGAAAAGATCACAAACAGTTACGTTTCTGCTTTGCAAAAACCGATGAAACCCTGGAAAAAGCAGCTGAGATTTTACATAAATTATAGCATCAAGGTTCTCTGAAAAGTATAGCTTCGTCAAGCTGAACTCGTTTCAGCTTCTAAGCTGTTTTTAATTGTCAATATCTTAGATCCCCGATCAAAAATCGAGGCAGGCTCTGAAATAAATTCAGGATGACGATTTAATTTTTTCCAAGTCACTCAAATAATTCAATGACAATAAACCTCCAAAATCAAACTTTTGAACTTCACCCCAGCGGTGCCGCTTTTTGGAAAGAAGAGGAAATCCTCTTAATAAGCGATGTGCATTTAGGAAAGATCTCTCATTTTAGGAAATTTGGAAGTGCCGTGCCTCATAAAGCGATAAAAGCAAATTTTTTAAGGCTGAGCGAAGTAGTAGGAAAGTTTCAGCCTAAAGTCGTCTGTTTTCTAGGCGATCTTTTTCATAGCGATCTGAATAGTGAGTGGAAATTATTCGAAAACTGGCTTAGTTTTGTAGAAGCCGAAGTAGTTTTAATAGCAGGAAATCACGATATAATTTCTCCCTTAAAATATGAAGAGCTGGGCGT contains the following coding sequences:
- a CDS encoding fumarate reductase/succinate dehydrogenase flavoprotein subunit translates to MSVLDSKIPKGPLAEKWTNHKNDINLVNPANKRNIDVIVIGTGLAGGAAAATLAELGYNVKTFCYQDSPRRAHSIAAQGGINASKNYQGDGDSDYRLFYDTVKGGDYRSREGNVYRLAEVSGNIIDQCVAQGVPFAREYGGYLDNRSFGGVLVSRTFYAKGQTGQQLLLGAYSAMNRQINRGKIQPFNRHEMMDLVLVDGKARGIIARNMITGEIERHSAHAVVLASGGYGNVFFLSTNAMGSNVMAAWRAHRRGAYFANPCYTQIHPTCIPVSGDHQSKLTLMSESLRNDGRIWVPKKEEDAKAIREGKKKPTELSEEERDYYLERRYPAFGNLVPRDVASRAAKERCDAGYGVNKTGQAVYLDFASAIERYGKEKAFTSGNKNASKEEITKLGKEVVASKYGNLFDMYQKIVDQNPYETPMMIYPAVHYTMGGLWVDYNLQTTIPGCYAAGEANFSDHGANRLGASALMQGLADGYFVLPYTIGDYLSDDIRTGAISTDSAEFAETEKAVKERIDKMMNAGGTKSVDSYHKELGLIMWNKCGMARNAEGLKEAIEEIAALREDFWKNVKVPGTATSKNAELEKAGRVADFLELGELFAKDALHREESCGGHFREEYQTEEGEALRDDENFRYVAAWEYKGKPADAVLHKEELIFENIELKTRSYK
- a CDS encoding four helix bundle protein — its product is MEKIKSFEDLVCWQKGRAIRMEISKLITQFPAEEKFELVSQMRRASRSVTHNLAEGYGRFHFKENIQFCRISRGSLYEIKDQLITAFDEQYIDEKTFENLKKKVEEGIVILNGYINYLKKAGKSY
- a CDS encoding succinate dehydrogenase/fumarate reductase iron-sulfur subunit, which codes for MKLTLKIWRQENATAKGKMVDYHVDGIDGDMSFLEMLDILNEQLVEKGEDTIQFDHDCREGICGSCSLQINGEPHGPDKLIATCQLHMRSFKDGDTIYIEPFRAKAFPVIKDLIVDRTAFDRIQQAWGYVSVNTSGNTVDANTIPIEKEKADESFNAATCIGCGACVAACKNASAMLFTSAKVSQYALLPQGRVEATERVKAMVRQMDEEGFGNCSNTGACEIECPKGISLENIARMNREYLAASVNG
- a CDS encoding methionine aminotransferase, which codes for MPDFQNLPSKLPAGKTSIFSVMSGLARKHKAIDISQGFPNFETDNHLKELVCKAMKDGYNQYPPMNGIPELREQIVSKIENLYGKKYDEASEIIFTAGATQALYCAISAFVHPGDEVIVFKPAYDSYEPDIKLAGGKPVLIELKGKDFKIDWQEVEAKITSKTRMIIINTPHNPTGTVLSKNDMLRLEKLLRDTNIILLSDEVYEHLIFDDEKHQSASKFPGLAERAIVCASFGKTFHNTGWKMGYCVAPEVLMKEIIKFHQATVFCVNHPMQRAFAEYLKNPDHYLSLGNFYQEKRDKFLELMQDSKFKGTPSKGTYFQVMDYSEITDEHDVDFAKRLITEYGLATIPVSVFQKDGKDHKQLRFCFAKTDETLEKAAEILHKL
- the pdeM gene encoding ligase-associated DNA damage response endonuclease PdeM yields the protein MTINLQNQTFELHPSGAAFWKEEEILLISDVHLGKISHFRKFGSAVPHKAIKANFLRLSEVVGKFQPKVVCFLGDLFHSDLNSEWKLFENWLSFVEAEVVLIAGNHDIISPLKYEELGVKIHSEWQLNGFLLTHHPENRTDFFNLCGHIHPGYRLNGKGKQSLKLPCFFRRKDQLIFPAFGEFTGNFMMKLNEGEKAYAITQNEVILIENS